TAGTATCAGCAACAACGCTATCATCGTGATGTAATGTTGACATCAACAAAAcaaccttgtttttttttggcacaTGGGACAATAAAGATATATCCTTTTGAAATCCAAACACTGTGCTGGGGATCTCTCGGTTACGCGTTTGGAGCATCTGACTTGGAATCTCGGGCTTATTTTTTCGAACAGTGCCTGTGCTTGTCAAACGATGTTCTTTCAATAAGTGTAACATCAACGGATAACTGGTAAACCAGTTATCAAAGGTGACATTGCGATTGGTTTTGGAAATTGGAGCCACAAGTCTGTCCACAACATCATAAGCTTTGTTACTGAGAGCGTAAGGGCCTGTTGGTTGTTTTCCTGGGTAAATTTCAAGATTGATGACGTAAAACGACTTTGCATCAACCAAGGCATATATTTTCAAGCCATATTTGTTTGGCTTATTGGGCATATACTGGCGAAAACTGCAACGGCCTCGAAACGATGGAAGTTGTTCATCTATAGTTGTATACTCAGATGGTGTATAAACAATTTGGCAATTTGCTACGAACTTCtcgaaaaaagaacgaatgGCAGCCAAATTATCAGTAGCTTTTCTTTCGCTCCGAGTATTCTTATCATCAAACCGTAAACAgttttgaataaattgaaatctCTTCAAAGTCATCGTTGTCCTAAAAATCTCAACCCCTGATCCATCACTTATCCACAGATCCTTCAAATTCAGCTTATTTGCTTTGAACTGTCCTGCAAGATACAAGAGACCGATAAAAGCCTTTAATTCTGACGATGACAAGTCTGCCATGATATATTTCTTTACGTGACTATTTTCACAAGCAGTTCTCTTCagatttatttgattatttgtaTGTAACAATATTTCTTGCAAAATCTCATCAGTAAGAAAGAGTTTCCAACATTCAACAGCTGTCTTTGCATTTTTGCCAATATCTTTTACGCCCTGCCTTTCCCTTATAATGTTTTCTGATCTCGTACGCACGTTAGACCTTTCTGGTACACTAAACCACTTTGTACCATTCTTTCCAGTAAAATATGGTCTGTTATCATTGCTTTCACGTTCTTCAGATCCCCCAGCTTCGTTTTCTTCCTCATTCGGTAATCCTACCTCTTGTTCCGAATCACTTTCAGAGCTTCTTTGGCCAACATTATCAATTTCGAAGTCACTACCAGAATCATCACAAGAATCATCCTGATCAGCTGCTTCGAAAACCCTCAATAATCTTCTTTGGGTTTCTTCGTATGACATATTAATTATttagctgaaaaaaaaaaaaataaaaactaaaatataacgaatataaaacaaaaagtatttactCGAATTTGTAACACGAAGCGTAAGGTGGGTGAAACTTACCCGGCCGCAACTTTGACAACATCTAAACACCTCGCCAGTCGGCGGTAAACTGCGGCATGAAACACAACGAATGCCTACCTCCCCCCGCGCAGCTACTCAGACGCACAACTTATTTTGACGTACGGAATAGAAAATATCAAACGGTTTATTACAGGCTGGGTGAATTTCACCCAACCTTACGCTCGCCGGGTTAAGTCTGATTCCCCACCACAGAGTGGTGAAAGCTAAGTGGGGAATGGACGGAGGAAGTGGTGAATGGATCAACCTAAAGAGGCAACAACTCAAATTGgcagttttgtgatttttctgCACGTGCGTAAATAATGAATGAATGACTACTACCATTTTATCGGCAAATTTAATCGGGTAATGGCATTTGTATTTGGGTTTATTTTGGCAAAAGATAATAAACAATTATGCCACACCATCATAAACGAATATACCTACATTGCCATTGGTTGGCGAAAGAAGTTGATAAGTAGTGGTACTcatccaataaaaaaaagttactgagaaaataaaaaaaacattttggaatataaacatacatttttcatatatctatactaatattataaagaggaaaactttgtttgtttgtttgttacgaataggctcaaaaactactggaccgattttaaaaattctttcaccattcgaaagctacatcatccacgagtaacatggatcatattttattttggaaatagggctcgagatataggtcaaaacgtggacccgggtaaccttcggatgtgtatgtacaatatgggtatcaaatggaagctgttggtgaatgctttagtccagagtatctttcatgccgctccgtgactagggtctcgagatagggaccaaaacgtggaccctagaatgtgtttgtacaatatggatatcaaattgaagctgttggtgaatgctttagtacagagtatttttcatgccgctccgtgactggggtctcgagatataggtcaaaacgtggacccgggtaacctttggttgtgtatgtacaatatgggtatcaaatgaaagctgttgataagtgctttaatacggggtaattttcatacctattgatgactagggtctggaaatatatgccaaaacgtggacccgccgtgtctttgaaccgaattaaaccaaacttacacacattgttaaggaggtattgaagatggtttc
The sequence above is drawn from the Anastrepha obliqua isolate idAnaObli1 chromosome 4, idAnaObli1_1.0, whole genome shotgun sequence genome and encodes:
- the LOC129244239 gene encoding piggyBac transposable element-derived protein 4-like produces the protein MSYEETQRRLLRVFEAADQDDSCDDSGSDFEIDNVGQRSSESDSEQEVGLPNEEENEAGGSEERESNDNRPYFTGKNGTKWFSVPERSNVRTRSENIIRERQGVKDIGKNAKTAVECWKLFLTDEILQEILLHTNNQINLKRTACENSHVKKYIMADLSSSELKAFIGLLYLAGQFKANKLNLKDLWISDGSGVEIFRTTMTLKRFQFIQNCLRFDDKNTRSERKATDNLAAIRSFFEKFVANCQIVYTPSEYTTIDEQLPSFRGRCSFRQYMPNKPNKYGLKIYALVDAKSFYVINLEIYPGKQPTGPYALSNKAYDVVDRLVAPISKTNRNVTFDNWFTSYPLMLHLLKEHRLTSTGTVRKNKPEIPSQMLQTRNREIPSTVFGFQKDISLLSHVPKKNKVVLLMSTLHHDDSVVADTNGTQKPEMIIFYNQTKGGVDVVDELCTNYDVSRNTKRWPMVIFYAVLNMAGINSIIVYKSNNSSNLSRRIFLRDLGIGLVSEHLQNRKESQHLPRELRKRILDQVDEPSHSQRPPNKVPKPIRRCQICPTKKDRKTKHTCYKCNRYLCMEHAVFTCQDCAQTEDDYENSE